The following proteins are co-located in the Abditibacteriaceae bacterium genome:
- a CDS encoding cation transporter, translating into MNEKIKTSDLPWKGPGKEVLRAGFGRMLRLEWISLGYQIFITCVLAAFASTSQVIKTEWMENALAIVPIAGVLLTYKTENKPPDAHRPFGYHRAATIAFVAASFTLAGIGLYLSYEAVSNLLRGERPSIGGFQFFGQTVWLGWVLIFLMAVSAVPSVILGKMKGPVAILIHDKALHADAEMNRANWLSNGAGCIGLLLVAYGYWWGDSLAALLIALDIARDGITSVMHSLSDVMDHHPTDLENGQQHPVVKEVYRAVGALPFVASHKTLIREHGRYLFAEIFIEPNGEMPPVLDATRAVREAVLPLDWRLQHLAIEFTEDLNDSALVLTRRELEIETQGTPEIERT; encoded by the coding sequence ATGAACGAGAAAATCAAAACCAGCGACTTGCCGTGGAAAGGCCCGGGCAAAGAAGTTTTGCGCGCCGGATTCGGGCGGATGTTGCGCCTCGAATGGATTTCGCTCGGCTACCAGATTTTTATCACCTGTGTGCTGGCGGCCTTTGCTTCGACAAGTCAGGTTATAAAAACCGAGTGGATGGAAAACGCCTTGGCAATTGTTCCCATCGCCGGTGTTCTGCTCACCTACAAAACAGAAAACAAGCCGCCCGATGCGCACCGGCCCTTTGGTTATCACCGCGCGGCAACGATTGCCTTTGTCGCGGCCTCCTTCACGCTTGCCGGAATTGGCTTGTACCTTTCCTATGAAGCTGTTTCGAATTTACTGCGCGGCGAACGCCCGTCGATTGGCGGCTTTCAGTTCTTCGGACAGACCGTGTGGCTCGGCTGGGTTTTGATTTTTCTCATGGCCGTCAGCGCGGTTCCTTCCGTCATTCTGGGCAAAATGAAAGGGCCGGTGGCGATTCTGATTCACGACAAAGCGCTGCACGCCGACGCCGAAATGAATCGGGCGAACTGGCTTTCCAACGGCGCGGGCTGTATCGGTTTGCTGTTGGTGGCGTATGGCTACTGGTGGGGCGATTCGCTTGCGGCTTTGCTGATTGCGCTCGACATTGCGCGCGACGGCATCACGTCCGTCATGCACAGTCTTTCGGATGTTATGGATCATCACCCGACCGACCTGGAAAACGGCCAGCAGCATCCGGTCGTGAAAGAAGTCTATCGAGCGGTTGGGGCATTGCCATTTGTCGCCTCTCACAAAACTCTCATCCGCGAGCATGGCCGCTATTTGTTTGCGGAGATTTTTATCGAGCCGAACGGCGAAATGCCGCCAGTTTTGGACGCGACACGCGCTGTGCGTGAAGCTGTTCTGCCGCTCGACTGGCGATTGCAGCACCTGGCGATCGAATTTACTGAAGACCTCAACGATTCGGCGCTAGTCCTGACGCGCCGCGAACTCGAAATTGAAACTCAAGGTACGCCCGAAATCGAACGTACTTAA